The following are encoded in a window of Syntrophorhabdaceae bacterium genomic DNA:
- a CDS encoding polyphosphate kinase 2 family protein has translation MDYHKLFKIKPGAKVRLDKVDPGFTANHKNKISAETEMARHQIRLCDLQYLLYAENNRSLLICLQALDAGGKDGTINKVFSALNPQGTHVYSFKPPSKEEAEHDFLWRVHKRVPAKGEVVIFNRSHYEDVLVTRVHNLVSKDVWSKRYDVINEFEKDLADSGTKIVKFFLYISPEEQLRRFEQRLNDPARRWKISESDYAERELWNKYMKAYEDALSRTSTEYAPWYIIPANRKWFRNLAISRIVMETLESMHLKTPKPSVDIDDIRRKYHSAAMAANTETKNKKQKKKDKKNKQLKTEKKQDLKLKMKKKESKTTENKGASKAKQTTEHEGS, from the coding sequence ATGGATTACCATAAACTCTTCAAGATCAAACCAGGCGCGAAGGTAAGACTGGACAAGGTTGACCCAGGGTTCACCGCAAATCACAAAAACAAAATCTCGGCCGAGACAGAGATGGCCAGACATCAGATCAGACTCTGTGATCTTCAATACCTCCTGTATGCCGAGAACAACCGATCCCTACTAATCTGCTTGCAAGCCCTTGACGCAGGCGGCAAGGACGGCACTATAAATAAGGTATTTTCGGCGCTTAACCCCCAGGGTACTCACGTGTACAGCTTCAAACCCCCCTCAAAAGAAGAGGCTGAGCACGACTTCCTCTGGCGCGTACACAAGCGGGTGCCGGCAAAAGGAGAGGTCGTCATTTTCAACCGGTCCCACTATGAGGATGTTCTTGTCACGCGCGTTCACAACCTTGTATCCAAAGACGTGTGGTCGAAACGGTACGATGTGATCAACGAATTCGAAAAGGATCTCGCCGATAGCGGCACCAAGATTGTGAAATTCTTTCTGTACATCAGCCCCGAAGAACAACTTCGGAGGTTTGAGCAGCGCCTCAACGACCCTGCGCGTCGCTGGAAAATCAGTGAGTCTGATTACGCCGAACGAGAACTCTGGAACAAGTACATGAAGGCATACGAAGACGCTTTGAGCAGGACAAGCACAGAGTATGCGCCCTGGTACATCATTCCCGCTAACCGGAAATGGTTCCGCAACCTCGCGATTTCGCGGATCGTCATGGAGACCCTGGAGTCGATGCATCTCAAGACACCCAAGCCCAGCGTCGATATCGATGACATACGCAGAAAATACCACAGCGCGGCCATGGCCGCCAACACGGAAACAAAAAATAAGAAACAAAAAAAGAAGGACAAAAAGAACAAACAGCTAAAAACGGAAAAGAAACAGGATCTCAAACTCAAGATGAAAAAAAAGGAGAGCAAGACCACAGAAAATAAGGGGGCGAGCAAAGCAAAGCAGACGACTGAGCACGAGGGCAGTTGA
- a CDS encoding helix-turn-helix domain-containing protein, with translation MMESSFLTIEEVSKYLNINVKTLYAKVRSIPHYKIGRLLRFKKEDIDQWMESSRMEGCITHPPRNEKCRKATFRDESGDVHALVRRAIDEIKGIGYTPHCGKSDRIKSLGKEE, from the coding sequence ATGATGGAATCTAGCTTTCTTACCATAGAAGAGGTCTCGAAATATCTCAATATTAACGTCAAGACGTTGTACGCGAAGGTAAGGAGCATCCCACACTATAAAATTGGAAGGCTGTTGCGGTTTAAGAAGGAAGATATCGATCAATGGATGGAATCAAGCAGGATGGAGGGATGTATTACCCATCCGCCCCGAAACGAAAAATGCCGGAAAGCCACGTTTCGCGACGAAAGCGGAGATGTCCATGCTCTCGTGCGCAGAGCAATTGACGAGATTAAAGGTATCGGGTATACTCCCCATTGTGGAAAGTCAGATCGGATCAAGAGCCTCGGAAAGGAGGAATGA
- a CDS encoding tyrosine-type recombinase/integrase, giving the protein MGLYKRGSTWWISFTYNGRQIRQSTETADKKLAEKIQHKVMTEVAEGKWFEKQQGTQTFAEMMQRYMKEHSAVKKRSTVRDQASLKHLLPFFGLLSLREIQPGHISRYKVNRLAAKAAPGTVNRELALMKHAFSLSIREWGWAKENPVKMVSMEKESPHKDRWLTDDEERRLLEVCPGWLKEVVTFAVDAGCRRGEILSLAWKSLDLQKGVAVVFGKKTSEWRGVPLTQRLRDMLTMKQASQKVRSLRDNSVFCNQTGLAVNIHELRWAFEVALRDAGIDNFRFHDLRHTFATRLAQNGVDLFTIQKLLGHKSYATTERYAHHHTESLRRGINVLDVYTKSLSNGGGGDKQPKDVSDRFITNLSQSAKNTLDFSGLRTREVFDMKENAREGT; this is encoded by the coding sequence ATGGGATTGTACAAAAGAGGCTCAACATGGTGGATCAGCTTTACTTACAATGGGCGCCAGATAAGGCAGTCCACGGAGACAGCCGACAAGAAGCTGGCGGAGAAGATTCAGCACAAAGTAATGACTGAGGTTGCAGAGGGCAAATGGTTTGAAAAGCAACAAGGAACCCAAACGTTCGCGGAGATGATGCAAAGATACATGAAGGAGCATTCAGCGGTCAAAAAGAGGTCGACGGTGCGCGACCAGGCATCCCTTAAGCATTTGCTGCCTTTTTTTGGACTACTTTCATTGAGGGAGATCCAGCCGGGCCATATTAGCCGCTACAAAGTTAATCGGCTGGCGGCCAAGGCAGCACCGGGCACCGTCAACAGAGAGCTCGCCCTGATGAAGCACGCATTCAGCCTATCCATAAGAGAGTGGGGCTGGGCGAAAGAGAACCCTGTGAAAATGGTCTCCATGGAAAAGGAGTCGCCTCACAAGGACCGTTGGCTGACAGACGACGAGGAAAGACGCCTCCTTGAGGTATGCCCTGGATGGTTGAAAGAAGTAGTCACGTTCGCCGTGGATGCGGGCTGCAGAAGGGGAGAAATTCTCTCTCTGGCATGGAAGAGTTTGGATCTTCAAAAAGGGGTTGCGGTGGTATTTGGAAAGAAGACAAGCGAATGGCGCGGCGTCCCGCTGACGCAACGCCTCCGGGACATGCTCACAATGAAACAAGCTTCGCAGAAGGTGCGGTCATTGCGCGATAACTCTGTGTTCTGCAACCAGACTGGTCTCGCCGTCAATATTCACGAGCTTCGCTGGGCCTTCGAGGTCGCTTTGCGGGATGCCGGCATTGACAACTTCAGATTCCATGATCTGAGGCATACGTTTGCCACACGGCTTGCCCAGAATGGTGTTGATCTATTTACCATCCAGAAGCTTCTCGGCCACAAGTCTTATGCGACCACAGAACGGTATGCGCACCACCACACAGAGAGCCTTCGAAGAGGCATCAATGTACTCGACGTCTATACGAAGAGTCTGAGTAACGGCGGCGGCGGAGATAAGCAACCAAAGGACGTGTCCGACCGATTTATCACAAATTTATCACAATCGGCCAAAAACACGCTGGACTTTTCGGGATTAAGAACACGGGAAGTATTTGATATGAAAGAAAATGCGAGAGAGGGGACTTGA
- a CDS encoding site-specific integrase, which yields MGLYKRGRIFWFSTMYQGRRIQESLETGNKRLAEKVYAKKLMDIMEGRHLGAFMARKIVFEEMVSKYLAEHAHSRDPYTVKRLRQSFNGYTLSEISTRIVAEHRTRRLQHVKPATVYQELALLRRMFNVAIREWEWLQDNPVSRLSFSVGSRNARDRWLTPKEENALLACATNPRWLRTLLIVALHTGMRQGEILNLKWQEIDFDKKIILVSKSKNGAKRSVPMTNTLCETLKNVQVRGISGRVFPIAIRSLRVAFGKTLKKAAIENFHFHDLRHTFATRLVQNGVDLYKVKELLGHKTLAMTTRYAHHYPESLRTSVEVLDNCYKFATSQVGAIDR from the coding sequence ATGGGGCTTTATAAAAGGGGGAGAATCTTTTGGTTCAGTACTATGTATCAAGGCAGGAGAATACAGGAGTCGCTAGAAACCGGTAACAAAAGGCTTGCGGAAAAGGTGTACGCAAAAAAACTGATGGATATCATGGAGGGAAGGCATTTGGGGGCCTTTATGGCAAGAAAGATTGTGTTTGAAGAGATGGTCTCAAAATACCTTGCAGAACATGCCCATTCGAGAGATCCGTATACGGTGAAGCGACTGAGACAATCTTTCAACGGATACACCTTATCGGAGATATCGACCAGGATTGTGGCGGAACATCGAACCAGGCGGTTGCAACATGTGAAACCCGCAACGGTGTATCAGGAACTCGCTTTGCTCAGAAGAATGTTCAACGTTGCTATTAGAGAATGGGAATGGCTGCAAGATAATCCGGTGAGTCGGTTGTCCTTTTCTGTGGGAAGTAGGAACGCACGTGACAGGTGGCTTACGCCAAAAGAAGAAAATGCCTTGCTTGCGTGCGCCACAAATCCTCGGTGGCTGAGAACACTTCTTATCGTGGCGTTGCATACGGGGATGAGACAGGGAGAGATCCTCAATCTAAAATGGCAGGAGATAGACTTTGACAAGAAGATCATCCTTGTGAGTAAATCGAAGAACGGAGCAAAGAGAAGTGTGCCCATGACCAATACCCTATGCGAGACTCTAAAAAATGTTCAAGTGAGAGGAATTTCAGGAAGGGTCTTTCCCATAGCAATCAGGAGCCTCAGGGTTGCCTTTGGGAAAACCCTCAAAAAAGCCGCCATAGAGAATTTCCATTTTCACGATCTCAGACATACGTTTGCCACACGGCTTGTTCAAAACGGGGTCGATCTTTACAAGGTCAAAGAACTTCTTGGGCACAAGACTCTTGCGATGACCACGAGATACGCCCACCATTATCCCGAAAGTTTAAGAACCAGCGTGGAGGTGCTCGATAATTGCTACAAATTTGCTACATCGCAGGTCGGGGCAATTGACAGATGA
- a CDS encoding MerR family transcriptional regulator — translation MDTDQKKGHGEKYSRLKEGVLGALMCSKTIGEAAQKAGIAESTVRRWLKKPNFRNEYDERKRRLYEEAVSELPEAMADAIRVLHIVVNDYRDEHSIRVTAANAILNFYNRATPRLDTERRLSALERKVAGERTLGTEDAIVENQEDEDDVEEGEADMVDTLPEAQITTTEDLVTSPSAQMSADDGKENDENNVGGLNLEAISECFPDNGGPTKDRDTHGLISTPTNEPQPETETPGAPLIATQSPIPETQVSADERKNEIKQGQDRSLLAPEGDGGLGDISKAGYKSRRLRKATGALSASAV, via the coding sequence ATGGATACTGATCAAAAGAAAGGCCATGGAGAGAAGTACAGTAGGTTAAAGGAAGGGGTATTGGGCGCTCTGATGTGCTCGAAAACCATAGGGGAAGCGGCACAGAAAGCTGGCATCGCGGAATCCACCGTGAGGCGCTGGCTCAAGAAGCCCAATTTCCGAAACGAGTATGACGAGCGAAAGAGACGCTTATACGAAGAGGCCGTAAGCGAGCTGCCCGAGGCTATGGCCGATGCCATACGGGTTCTCCACATTGTAGTCAACGACTACAGGGATGAGCACAGCATCCGCGTAACCGCCGCGAATGCCATTCTCAACTTCTACAATAGGGCGACCCCCCGGCTTGACACAGAACGGCGGTTGAGCGCGTTAGAACGAAAGGTAGCTGGCGAGCGGACACTCGGTACGGAAGATGCCATCGTGGAGAATCAAGAAGATGAGGACGATGTGGAAGAGGGCGAAGCCGACATGGTTGACACTCTGCCCGAGGCACAAATTACCACCACAGAAGACCTCGTGACTTCGCCATCGGCGCAGATGAGCGCAGACGATGGGAAGGAGAACGATGAAAACAATGTAGGAGGCCTCAACCTTGAAGCCATCTCCGAGTGCTTTCCGGACAACGGAGGTCCGACCAAGGATCGTGATACCCATGGGCTGATCTCCACACCAACGAATGAGCCGCAGCCTGAGACGGAAACGCCGGGCGCACCTCTTATTGCCACCCAGTCACCCATACCAGAGACGCAGGTGAGCGCAGATGAGCGAAAAAATGAGATAAAGCAGGGCCAGGATAGGAGCCTGCTGGCTCCTGAGGGAGATGGTGGGCTGGGAGACATTTCCAAGGCCGGATACAAGAGCAGGCGGCTACGTAAGGCAACTGGAGCCTTAAGTGCAAGTGCAGTATAA